The Kluyvera intermedia genome includes the window GCAACAATGGCCCTTTCATGTTCATTCATTTCAGAGAATGAGGGCGTGTTGTTTTTATTAACCCTGTCCGGTAAGTTTTCATGCGTCGAGGAATTCACATGACTGACGGCTGAGGCATTATTAACAAATCGATGTGCTTCATGGGCAATATCACTGGACTGAGCAAAAGCTGCCCCACAAAATAAAGCTGTAAACGCAGTGGTCGTGATTAATATATTCATGTGTAATTACCTTCTGAGGTACATAAAAGATGTCCTTATGATCATATATAAAAATAATCAACCTGTGGGGAAGATGACGTAAATGTAATACAGCTATGTACATTACACGATTGTAATGAATTTGTTTCTTAAGGTGTGCTAGATTCATTTCATTGTAAGTGGATGAACCAGTAATTTAATTTAAATCGGTTCTCGAATTCTGTCAGTAACCATACTTTAAATAAGGGAATGCGCATGCTGTTGAAAACGTCTCGACGAACTTTCCTGAAGGGGTTAACCCTCTCTGGCGTAGCCGGAAGTCTTGGCGTATGGAGTTTCAATGCGCGTTCCAGTCTGAGCCTGCCAGTTGCCGCATCCCTGCAGGGTACTCAGTTTGACCTGACCATTGGTGAAACGGCCGTCAATATCACGGGCAGTGAGCGTCAGGCCAAAACAATCAATGGAGGCCTGCCGGGGCCCGTTCTTCGCTGGAAAGAAGGTGACACCATTACCCTGAAGGTCAAAAACCGTCTTAATGAACAGACGTCCATTCACTGGCACGGCATTATTCTTCCGGCCAATATGGATGGTGTTCCGGGGCTGAGTTTTATGGGCATAGAGCCTGATGATACCTACGTTTACACCTTTAAGGTTAAGCAGAACGGGACTTACTGGTACCACAGCCATTCCGGTCTGCAGGAACAGGAGGGGGTATACGGTGCCATTATCATCGATGCCGGGGAGCCAGAACCGTTTACTTACGATCGTGAGCATGTGGTCATGTTGTCTGACTGGACCGATGAAAATCCTCACAGCCTGCTGAAAAAATTAAAAAAACAGTCGGATTACTACAATTTCAATAAACCAACCGTTGGCTCTTTTTTCCGCGACGTGAATACCAGGGGGCTGTCAGCCACCATTGCCGATCGGAAAATGTGGGCTGAAATGAAAATGAATCCGACTGACCTCGCGGATGTCAGTGGCTACACCTACACCTATCTCATGAACGGGCAGGCCCCGCTGAAAAACTGGACCGGACTGTTCCGTCCCGGTGAAAAGATACGCTTACGGTTTATCAACGGCTCGGCAATGACCTATTTCGATATCCGTATCCCCGGGCTGAAAATGACGGTCGTGGCTGCAGATGGCCAGTATGTAAACCCGGTTACCGTTGACGAATTCAGGATTGCCGTTGCCGAAACCTATGATGTCATTGTGGAGCCTCAGGGTGAGGCCTATACCATCTTCGCACAATCCATGGACAGGACCGGTTACGCTCGAGGGACACTGGCCACGAGAGAGGGGTTAAGTGCTGCCGTTCCCCCCCTCGATCCCCGTCCTCTGTTGACCATGGAAGATATGGGTATGGGGGGAATGGGACATGATATGGCAGGAATGGACCACAGCCAGATGGGAGGCATGGATAACAGCGGAGAGATGATGTCTATGGACGGTGCTGACCTTCCGGATAGCGGGACATCCTCCGCGCCCATGGATCACAGCAGCATGGCCGGTATGGATCATTCCCGGATGGCCGGAATGCCGGGTATGCAAAGTCATCCTGCGTCAGAAACGGATAACCCACTGGTTGATATGCAGGCGATGAGCGTCTCTCCGAAATTAAATGATCCGGGTATTGGTCTTCGAAATAACGGAAGAAAGGTTCTCACGTACGCGGATTTGAAAAGCCGCTTTGAGGATCCTGACGGACGTGAACCTGGCCGTACCATAGAACTGCATTTAACCGGCCACATGGAAAAGTTTGCCTGGTCATTTAACGGAATCAAGTTTTCAGATGCCGCACCGGTGCTGCTGAAATACGGTGAGCGGCTCAGGATCACGCTGATCAACGATACCATGATGACTCACCCCATTCACCTGCATGGTATGTGGAGCGATCTGGAAGATGAAAACGGTAATTTCATGGTTCGTAAACACACAATAGATGTTCCCCCTGGTACAAAACGCAGTTACAGAGTGACAGCAGATGCGCTTGGCCGCTGGGCGTATCACTGCCATTTGCTCTATCACATGGAAATGGGAATGTTTCGTGAAGTCCGGGTGGAGGAATGATGCGAATGAAGAGAAATTTGAAGGCCATACCTGTTCTGGTCGCCGGTTTGTTTACCTCACAGCTTTCTATTGCGGCGGGCTCCGTCTCTGCAGATCCCCACGCCGGGCACGACATGTCTGCCATGCAGATGCCAGCAGATGAGAATTTCACTGAGATGACGTCAATGGAGCCCATTGTAACTGAGAGCAGAACGCCAATTCCGCCTGTTACCGATGCCGACCGGAAGGCTGCATTCGGCAATTTACAGGGGCATGCGATTCACGACAGTGCGATTAATTATCTGGTTCTGCTGGATCAACTGGAATGGCAACGGTCGGATAACACCAACAATTTCAGCTGGAGTGTTAACAGCTGGATTGGAGGCGACACAGATCGGATTTGGCTAAAGAGTGAAGGTGAACGAAGCAATGGGGAAACGGAGGCGGCTGAAGCGCAGTTACTCTGGGGACATGCGGTTGGCCCATGGTGGGATTTGGTTGCGGGTGTCAGGCAGGATTTCAGACCTGCTTCTGCCCGGACCTGGGCTGCTGTCGGTTTTCAGGGGCTGGCACTCTATAATTTTGAGTCTGAAATTACGGGTTTTGTCAGTAATGGCGGAAAAGCAGCCCTTCGTCTGGGAGGAGAATACGACGTTTTACTGACTAACCGGCTCATACTCCAGCCATCCTATGAGGTGAATTTCTACAGTCAGGATGATGAATCGCGGGGTCGCGGCAGGGGACTGACTGACACAGAGCTGGGGCTCCGGCTGCGCTATGAAATACGCCGTGAGTTTGCACCCTATATAGGCGTTTCCTGGAATCAACTTTACGGGAAAACATCCGATATGGCGAAAAGAGAAGGTGAGAAAGACCATCAGGTAGTATTCCTGGCGGGAGCCAGAATCTGGTTTTAACGCACTGATATAAAACACTCAACTAAACAGGTAAATAAAATGTCGATTTTAAATAAAGCCATTCTTACAGGTGGCCTCGTTATGGGCGTTGCTTTCTCTGCTATGGCCCATCCGGAATTAAAAAGCTCTGTGCCACAGGCTGATTCAGCCGTAGCGGCCCCGGAAAAGATTCAGCTTAATTTCTCGGAAAATCTGACCGTGAAATTCTCAGGTGCAAAATTAACGATGACGGGTATGAAAGGCATGTCATCACATTCTCCGATGCCGGTCGCGGCAAAAGTGGCGCCAGGCGCTGACCCTAAATCGATGGTCATTATTCCGCGAGAGCCTTTACCCGCTGGCACTTATCGTGTTGACTGGCGCGCGGTTTCTTCAGATACGCACCCTATTACCGGTAATTACACCTTTACAGTGAAGTAATATTATGAACGACCTGATTATGATTGTTATTCGTTTTCTTCTTTATCTGGATTTGATGGTAATATTTGGATTGCCATTTTTTCAGATATATGGAATAAGCGGTGTCAGACATGAAACCTATAACCTGACTAATTTCAGGTCGTTTATAACTTTTGCTGTTGTTACAGGCATCATTCTTACTGGCATTAATATGCTCCTGGTATCTAATGCCATGAGTGGAGTAACTGACCTCAGAGAATTATCCATCCATGTTATCGAGATGGTGATAGAAGAAACTGATGTGGGTATTAGCTGGATTGTCAGGCTCTGTGCCCTGTTTACCACACTCGGTGCTTTGTTCCTTTACACTAATAAGAGAGTATTGTCCTGCCTGCTGATGACGATGAGTGGGGGCGTGGCGCTGGCTACACTTGCCTGGGGAGGACACGCCGTTATGCATGACGGTCTGCATTACTATCTCCATTTACTGAGCGATCTGACCCATCTCGGCGCTGCAGGTGCCTGGACAGGTGCTCTGGTTGCATTTGCTATCCTGCTGATGCGCAGAAACGAGCATAATGCACAGAGCGTCATTGTGATATCTGACTCCCTGGCAAAATTTGCCACGGCAGGAACGGTGATTGTTGTAGCCCTGATCCTGAGTGCGCTGGTCAACTATCTGTATATTGCTGAGGGTAACTTAACTCCCTTATTCAACAGTTCCTGGGGGAGGATATTGCTTGCCAAGACGGCTCTGTTTGTTCTGATGCTTCTTCTGGCTGCAGCAAACCGGTTTCACCTGGGTCCCCGGCTTGAAGTTATGGTCAGGGAAGGGAATTATGATCGCAGCGTTGCCCTGATGCGAAACAGCATCCTGACAGAATTCGTTGTTGCGATTATCATTCTGGGCGCCGTAGCGTGGCTCGGAATGCTTGCTCCGTCTCAGGTCAGCTAGGGGACAGCCAAAGCTCATGCGTGAGATTTTTACTTTCATATCAGCGAGTTGACCATGCAGCGTATTTTAATCGTTGAAGACGAACAAAAAACAGGTCGTTACCTGCAGCAGGGACTGGTTGAGGAAGGCTATCAGGCCGATCTCTTTAATAATGGCCGCGATGGTCTCGGGGCCGCGTCGAAGGGACAGTATGATTTGATAATACTGGACGTGATGCTGCCTTTCCTCGACGGGTGGCAAATCATCAGCGCACTGAGGGAGTCCGGGCACGAAGAACCGGTCCTGTTTTTAACCGCAAAGGACAACGTGCGGGACAAAGTGAAAGGACTGGAGCTTGGCGCAGATGACTACCTGATTAAGCCCTTTGATTTTACGGAGCTGGTTGCACGTGTAAGAACCCTACTGCGCCGGGCACGCTCGCAGGCCGCAACAGTCTGCACCATCGCCGATATGACCGTTGATATGGTGCGCCGGACCGTGATCCGTTCGGGGAAGAAGATCCATCTCACCGGTAAAGAATACGTTCTGCTTGAGTTGCTGCTGCAACGCACCGGAGAAGTGTTACCCAGGAGTCTTATCTCGTCCCTGGTCTGGAACATGAATTTTGACAGTGATACGAATGTGATTGATGTCGCCGTGAGACGTCTGAGAAGTAAAATTGATGATGACTTTGAGCCAAAACTGATCCATACCGTTCGCGGTGCCGGATATGTCCTGGAGATCAGAGAAGAGTGAGGTTCAAAATTTCCCTGACCACACGCCTGAGCCTGATTTTTTCTGCGGTGATGCTTACGGTATGGTGGTTATCAAGTTTTATCCTGATTAGCACCCTTAATGGCTATTTCGATAATCAGGACCGCGATTTTCTGACAGGTAAACTTCAGCTCACCGAAGAGTTTCTTAAAACAGAGACGTTCAGGAACAAAACGGATATTAAGTCATTATCAGAAAAAATAAACGATGCGATGGTGGGGCACAATGGCTTATTCATTTCTATAAAAAACATGGAAAATGAAAAAATTGTTGAACTCTATGCCAAAAATTCTGTTGTTCCAGCGGTCCTGCTTAATAAGTCGGGTGATATTCTCGACTATATGATCCAGACGGAAGAAAATAACACCGTGTACCGCAGTATCTCGCGGCGGGTTGCCGTGACGCCGGAACAGGGTAAAAGCAAACATGTCATCATTACGGTTGCCACGGATACTGGGTATCACACCCTGTTTATGGACAAACTCAGTACCTGGCTGTTCTGGTTCAATATCGGTCTGGTCTTTATTTCTGTTTTTCTGGGCTGGCTGACCACACGTATTGGTCTGAAACCGCTACGGGAAATGACCAGTCTGGCTTCCTCCATGACCGTACACAGCCTGGATCAGCGTCTAAATCCCGATCTGGCTCCGCCGGAAATCTCTGAGACCATGCAGGAGTTCAATAATATGTTTGATCGCCTGGAGGGGGCATTCCGGAAACTGTCAGATTTCTCGTCTGACATCGCGCATGAGCTGCGCACACC containing:
- the pcoD gene encoding copper resistance inner membrane protein PcoD, translating into MVIFGLPFFQIYGISGVRHETYNLTNFRSFITFAVVTGIILTGINMLLVSNAMSGVTDLRELSIHVIEMVIEETDVGISWIVRLCALFTTLGALFLYTNKRVLSCLLMTMSGGVALATLAWGGHAVMHDGLHYYLHLLSDLTHLGAAGAWTGALVAFAILLMRRNEHNAQSVIVISDSLAKFATAGTVIVVALILSALVNYLYIAEGNLTPLFNSSWGRILLAKTALFVLMLLLAAANRFHLGPRLEVMVREGNYDRSVALMRNSILTEFVVAIIILGAVAWLGMLAPSQVS
- the pcoA gene encoding multicopper oxidase PcoA: MLLKTSRRTFLKGLTLSGVAGSLGVWSFNARSSLSLPVAASLQGTQFDLTIGETAVNITGSERQAKTINGGLPGPVLRWKEGDTITLKVKNRLNEQTSIHWHGIILPANMDGVPGLSFMGIEPDDTYVYTFKVKQNGTYWYHSHSGLQEQEGVYGAIIIDAGEPEPFTYDREHVVMLSDWTDENPHSLLKKLKKQSDYYNFNKPTVGSFFRDVNTRGLSATIADRKMWAEMKMNPTDLADVSGYTYTYLMNGQAPLKNWTGLFRPGEKIRLRFINGSAMTYFDIRIPGLKMTVVAADGQYVNPVTVDEFRIAVAETYDVIVEPQGEAYTIFAQSMDRTGYARGTLATREGLSAAVPPLDPRPLLTMEDMGMGGMGHDMAGMDHSQMGGMDNSGEMMSMDGADLPDSGTSSAPMDHSSMAGMDHSRMAGMPGMQSHPASETDNPLVDMQAMSVSPKLNDPGIGLRNNGRKVLTYADLKSRFEDPDGREPGRTIELHLTGHMEKFAWSFNGIKFSDAAPVLLKYGERLRITLINDTMMTHPIHLHGMWSDLEDENGNFMVRKHTIDVPPGTKRSYRVTADALGRWAYHCHLLYHMEMGMFREVRVEE
- the pcoR gene encoding copper response regulator transcription factor PcoR — translated: MQRILIVEDEQKTGRYLQQGLVEEGYQADLFNNGRDGLGAASKGQYDLIILDVMLPFLDGWQIISALRESGHEEPVLFLTAKDNVRDKVKGLELGADDYLIKPFDFTELVARVRTLLRRARSQAATVCTIADMTVDMVRRTVIRSGKKIHLTGKEYVLLELLLQRTGEVLPRSLISSLVWNMNFDSDTNVIDVAVRRLRSKIDDDFEPKLIHTVRGAGYVLEIREE
- the pcoB gene encoding copper resistance outer membrane transporter PcoB, with product MKRNLKAIPVLVAGLFTSQLSIAAGSVSADPHAGHDMSAMQMPADENFTEMTSMEPIVTESRTPIPPVTDADRKAAFGNLQGHAIHDSAINYLVLLDQLEWQRSDNTNNFSWSVNSWIGGDTDRIWLKSEGERSNGETEAAEAQLLWGHAVGPWWDLVAGVRQDFRPASARTWAAVGFQGLALYNFESEITGFVSNGGKAALRLGGEYDVLLTNRLILQPSYEVNFYSQDDESRGRGRGLTDTELGLRLRYEIRREFAPYIGVSWNQLYGKTSDMAKREGEKDHQVVFLAGARIWF
- the pcoC gene encoding copper resistance system metallochaperone PcoC; this encodes MSILNKAILTGGLVMGVAFSAMAHPELKSSVPQADSAVAAPEKIQLNFSENLTVKFSGAKLTMTGMKGMSSHSPMPVAAKVAPGADPKSMVIIPREPLPAGTYRVDWRAVSSDTHPITGNYTFTVK
- the pcoS gene encoding copper resistance membrane spanning protein PcoS, translating into MRFKISLTTRLSLIFSAVMLTVWWLSSFILISTLNGYFDNQDRDFLTGKLQLTEEFLKTETFRNKTDIKSLSEKINDAMVGHNGLFISIKNMENEKIVELYAKNSVVPAVLLNKSGDILDYMIQTEENNTVYRSISRRVAVTPEQGKSKHVIITVATDTGYHTLFMDKLSTWLFWFNIGLVFISVFLGWLTTRIGLKPLREMTSLASSMTVHSLDQRLNPDLAPPEISETMQEFNNMFDRLEGAFRKLSDFSSDIAHELRTPVSNLMMQTQFALAKERDVSHYREILFANLEELKRLSRMTSDMLFLARSEHGLLRLDKHDVDLAAELNELRELFEPLADETGKTITVEGEGVVAGDSDMLRRAFSNLLSNAIKYSPDNTCTAIHLERDSDCVNVMITNTMSGQVPANLERLFDRFYRADSSRFYNTEGAGLGLSITRSIIHAHGGELSAEQQGREIVFKVRLLMD